Proteins co-encoded in one Cydia strobilella chromosome 14, ilCydStro3.1, whole genome shotgun sequence genomic window:
- the LOC134747053 gene encoding uncharacterized protein LOC134747053 isoform X10, which translates to MEVQFRSHHKTGLESANFLAALRRFIARRGKPKELDFWRRWSRDYIGTLQERTKWRSARGPSLAVDTVVLVRDERLPPCRWRLGKIVATQPGRDGVTRVAVIRTARGDIQRAFNNICPLPTSGEVI; encoded by the exons ATGGAAGTCCAATTCCGAAGTCATCATAAAACGG GGCTCGAGTCAGCCAATTTCCTGGCGGCGCTGCGACGATTCATCGCCAGGAGAGGTAAACCGAAGGAGTTG GACTTCTGGCGGCGCTGGTCACGTGACTACATCGGAACGCTGCAGGAACGCACGAAGTGGAGGAGCGCGCGCGGCCCAAGCCTCGCAGTCGACACCGTCGTCCTGGTACGAGACGAGCGTCTGCCGCCCTGCCGGTGGAGGCTGGGCAAGATCGTCGCGACGCAGCCGGGCCGGGATGGCGTCACCAGGGTGGCCGTCATCCGAACCGCCAGAGGGGACATCCAACGCGCGTTCAATAACATTTGTCCATTACCTACTTCGGGTGAAGtcatataa
- the LOC134747053 gene encoding uncharacterized protein LOC134747053 isoform X2, with translation MREFEQAGHMIQLQDNYDGPCNFLPHQAVFRDSPSTPIRIVFDCSCRTDNGISLNDIQYKGSIIQDELINILLRFRKYQYVINADIQKMYRCIYVKPNQQYLQCIFWRENTHQRLQIYMLTTLSFGLKSAPHIATRCLLQLSNENQHTFPAAAEAIANQFYMDDFIAGGDDENQVAETASQVNEILRGANFTLRKWKSNSEVIIKRVSETHTHQNTHTTEFGDKTHKVLGLAWSSDSDELMYTIKENQISHPITKRKVLGVISSIFDPLGLTGPVIVVAKIFIQKLFKAQLDWDTELTQDLIQEWNTFYRDLFLLNQLKISRCTVIPNYVTIQIHGFCDSSIKAYGAAIYIRSSDRVGNVQVHLLYSKSKISPIQPQTIPNLELCSSLLLATHVDKIKRALKCDVSGINLWSDSKITLCWIKNSNPKLTCFVSNRVTKVLSLTNKHEWSWVRSEDNPADLLSRGVAPGKLETNQLWWSGPAWLTQSPDTWPTHDSESLNHAPEAESDVNITLTLAISTESNDTIQYLFHRWSSDKTLIHVLAYILRFIYNTKNKTRTINPNNKLSGPLSVEELKKSDHALIRHAQMESFPHEYKLLQNNKPVLNKSKILSLHPFMKDGLVRVGGRIGLSHYAYEKKHPLILSHEHALTKLLMANAHIRTLHAGPQLLLSTIRERIWPTKGRMLASKIVNKCVPCFRANPKTTNPIMGNLPPSRVNPSPPFAITGIDYGGPYNIRDRTGRGYKVSKCYIAVFICFATKAIHLELITGLESANFLAALRRFIARRGKPKELDFWRRWSRDYIGTLQERTKWRSARGPSLAVDTVVLVRDERLPPCRWRLGKIVATQPGRDGVTRVAVIRTARGDIQRAFNNICPLPTSGEVI, from the exons ATGCGCGAGTTCGAACAAGCTGGCCATATGATTCAATTACAAGATAATTATGATGGCCCATGTAATTTTCTACCCCACCAAGCTGTTTTTCGCGACTCCCCCTCAACCCCTATTCGAATTGTTTTCGACTGCTCATGCAGAACTGATAACGGCATTTCTTTGAATGATATCCAATACAAAGGCTCAATAATACAGGACGAACTCATAAATATACTTCTACGATTCCGAAAATACCAATATGTTATTAACGCtgacatacaaaaaatgtacagatgtatttatgttaaaccAAATCAACAATACCTACAATGCATATTTTGGCGGGAAAATACTCACCAACGACTCCAAATTTATATGCTGACCACATTAAGTTTCGGCTTAAAGTCAGCACCACATATTGCAACCAGatgtttgttacaattgtcaaACGAAAACCAACACACATTTCCAGCAGCTGCAGAGGCCATAGCGAACCAGTTCTACATGGACGATTTTATCGCCGGCGGCGACGACGAGAATCAGGTAGCTGAAACTGCATCACAGGTGAACGAGATCCTGCGGGGAGCCAACTTCACGCTGCGGAAATGGAAGTCCAATTCCGAAGTCATCATAAAACGGGTGagcgaaacacacacacaccaaaacacacacacaaccgaATTTGGAGATAAAACACATAAGGTCCTGGGTTTAGCGTGGTCTAGTGACTCAGATGAGCTTATGTATACCATTAAAgaaaaccaaatttcacacccaaTCACCAAAAGAAAGGTACTAGGGGTAATTTCGTCCATTTTCGACCCCCTAGGCTTGACGGGACCAGTAATTGTagtagccaaaatatttattcaaaaattatttaaggctCAATTAGATTGGGATACCGAATTAACACAAGACTTGATCCAAGAATGGAACACATTCTATCgagacttgtttttattaaaccaaTTGAAAATTTCGAGATGTACAGTCATACCCAATTATGTAACGATACAAATTCATGGGTTCTGTGACAGTAGTATTAAAGCCTATGGCGCTGCCATCTATATACGATCAAGCGATAGAGTAGGAAACGTACAAGTTCACCTACTttactcaaaatcaaaaataagtccaatacaaccccaaactattccaaatttggaactttgttccagtttactgctcgcgacacatgtcgacaaaataaaacgagcattaaaatgtgacgtttccggAATCAACCTGTGGTCagattcaaaaataacattatgttggataaaaaatagtaaccctaaattaacttgttttgttaGTAACAGAGTCACAAAAGTATTATCACTTACAAACAAGCACGAGTGGTCATGGGTCCGCTCGGAGGATAACCCCGCCGACCTTTTGTCCCGAGGGGTAGCACCAGGCAAGCTGGAAACCAACCAGTTATGGTGGTCTGGGCCGGCGTGGTTGACCCAAAGTCCGGACACATGGCCGACCCACGATTCTGAGTCACTAAATCATGCACCCGAGGCCGAGAGCGACGTAAACATAACTCTCACCTTGGCTATTAGCACAGAATCTAACGACACGATACAATATCTTTTCCACAGGTGGTCAAGCGATAAAACACTTATtcatgtattagcatacatacttcgatttatatataatacaaaaaataaaactcgaacaattaatccaaataataaattatcaggaCCATTGTCCgtagaagaattaaaaaaatcggatcacgcattaattagacatgcacaaatggaatcattcccacacgaatataaattattgcaaaacaataaaccggttcttaacaaatcaaaaatattatctttacacCCATTCATGAAGGACGGACTCGTTCGCGTAGGCGGACGAATCGGTCTTTCGCATTatgcatatgaaaaaaaacatcctTTAATATTAAGTCACGAGCACGCGCTTACCAAACTACTGATGGCAAACGCACATATACGTACTCTGCACGCTGGCCCTCAGTTATTACTTTCAACTATTCGCGAGCGCATCTGGCCAACAAAAGGTAGGATGTTAGCctcgaaaattgtaaataaatgcgtTCCGTGTTTTAGAGCAAATCCAAAGACTACTAACCCTATAATGGGAAACTTACCCCCCTCAAGGGTAAATCCTTCCCCCCCCTTTGCTATCACGGGTATCGATTATGGAGGAccttataacattagagataggACAGGGCGTGGTTACAAGGTCTCTAAGTGCTATATAgcagtgtttatttgttttgcaacAAAGGCAATTCATCTCGAATTAATTACAGGGCTCGAGTCAGCCAATTTCCTGGCGGCGCTGCGACGATTCATCGCCAGGAGAGGTAAACCGAAGGAGTTG GACTTCTGGCGGCGCTGGTCACGTGACTACATCGGAACGCTGCAGGAACGCACGAAGTGGAGGAGCGCGCGCGGCCCAAGCCTCGCAGTCGACACCGTCGTCCTGGTACGAGACGAGCGTCTGCCGCCCTGCCGGTGGAGGCTGGGCAAGATCGTCGCGACGCAGCCGGGCCGGGATGGCGTCACCAGGGTGGCCGTCATCCGAACCGCCAGAGGGGACATCCAACGCGCGTTCAATAACATTTGTCCATTACCTACTTCGGGTGAAGtcatataa
- the LOC134747053 gene encoding uncharacterized protein LOC134747053 isoform X1, whose translation MREFEQAGHMIQLQDNYDGPCNFLPHQAVFRDSPSTPIRIVFDCSCRTDNGISLNDIQYKGSIIQDELINILLRFRKYQYVINADIQKMYRCIYVKPNQQYLQCIFWRENTHQRLQIYMLTTLSFGLKSAPHIATRCLLQLSNENQHTFPAAAEAIANQFYMDDFIAGGDDENQVAETASQVNEILRGANFTLRKWKSNSEVIIKRVSETHTHQNTHTTEFGDKTHKVLGLAWSSDSDELMYTIKENQISHPITKRKVLGVISSIFDPLGLTGPVIVVAKIFIQKLFKAQLDWDTELTQDLIQEWNTFYRDLFLLNQLKISRCTVIPNYVTIQIHGFCDSSIKAYGAAIYIRSSDRVGNVQVHLLYSKSKISPIQPQTIPNLELCSSLLLATHVDKIKRALKCDVSGINLWSDSKITLCWIKNSNPKLTCFVSNRVTKVLSLTNKHEWSWVRSEDNPADLLSRGVAPGKLETNQLWWSGPAWLTQSPDTWPTHDSESLNHAPEAESDVNITLTLAISTESNDTIQYLFHRWSSDKTLIHVLAYILRFIYNTKNKTRTINPNNKLSGPLSVEELKKSDHALIRHAQMESFPHEYKLLQNNKPVLNKSKILSLHPFMKDGLVRVGGRIGLSHYAYEKKHPLILSHEHALTKLLMANAHIRTLHAGPQLLLSTIRERIWPTKGRMLASKIVNKCVPCFRANPKTTNPIMGNLPPSRVNPSPPFAITGIDYGGPYNIRDRTGRGYKVSKCYIAVFICFATKAIHLELITGLESANFLAALRRFIARRGKPKELVSDNSTTFHGASNELKDLQKYLQDSSSELVSHCADEGIKWSFIPVYTPHMGSLWESSIKLTKYHLKRVLGLSLLTYEQFVSILYQVESMVNSRPLCPLPSSNPDYPVLTPAHFLIGKAPNSLPDEDYNHVPKNRLTHYQLLQQITQDFWRRWSRDYIGTLQERTKWRSARGPSLAVDTVVLVRDERLPPCRWRLGKIVATQPGRDGVTRVAVIRTARGDIQRAFNNICPLPTSGEVI comes from the coding sequence ATGCGCGAGTTCGAACAAGCTGGCCATATGATTCAATTACAAGATAATTATGATGGCCCATGTAATTTTCTACCCCACCAAGCTGTTTTTCGCGACTCCCCCTCAACCCCTATTCGAATTGTTTTCGACTGCTCATGCAGAACTGATAACGGCATTTCTTTGAATGATATCCAATACAAAGGCTCAATAATACAGGACGAACTCATAAATATACTTCTACGATTCCGAAAATACCAATATGTTATTAACGCtgacatacaaaaaatgtacagatgtatttatgttaaaccAAATCAACAATACCTACAATGCATATTTTGGCGGGAAAATACTCACCAACGACTCCAAATTTATATGCTGACCACATTAAGTTTCGGCTTAAAGTCAGCACCACATATTGCAACCAGatgtttgttacaattgtcaaACGAAAACCAACACACATTTCCAGCAGCTGCAGAGGCCATAGCGAACCAGTTCTACATGGACGATTTTATCGCCGGCGGCGACGACGAGAATCAGGTAGCTGAAACTGCATCACAGGTGAACGAGATCCTGCGGGGAGCCAACTTCACGCTGCGGAAATGGAAGTCCAATTCCGAAGTCATCATAAAACGGGTGagcgaaacacacacacaccaaaacacacacacaaccgaATTTGGAGATAAAACACATAAGGTCCTGGGTTTAGCGTGGTCTAGTGACTCAGATGAGCTTATGTATACCATTAAAgaaaaccaaatttcacacccaaTCACCAAAAGAAAGGTACTAGGGGTAATTTCGTCCATTTTCGACCCCCTAGGCTTGACGGGACCAGTAATTGTagtagccaaaatatttattcaaaaattatttaaggctCAATTAGATTGGGATACCGAATTAACACAAGACTTGATCCAAGAATGGAACACATTCTATCgagacttgtttttattaaaccaaTTGAAAATTTCGAGATGTACAGTCATACCCAATTATGTAACGATACAAATTCATGGGTTCTGTGACAGTAGTATTAAAGCCTATGGCGCTGCCATCTATATACGATCAAGCGATAGAGTAGGAAACGTACAAGTTCACCTACTttactcaaaatcaaaaataagtccaatacaaccccaaactattccaaatttggaactttgttccagtttactgctcgcgacacatgtcgacaaaataaaacgagcattaaaatgtgacgtttccggAATCAACCTGTGGTCagattcaaaaataacattatgttggataaaaaatagtaaccctaaattaacttgttttgttaGTAACAGAGTCACAAAAGTATTATCACTTACAAACAAGCACGAGTGGTCATGGGTCCGCTCGGAGGATAACCCCGCCGACCTTTTGTCCCGAGGGGTAGCACCAGGCAAGCTGGAAACCAACCAGTTATGGTGGTCTGGGCCGGCGTGGTTGACCCAAAGTCCGGACACATGGCCGACCCACGATTCTGAGTCACTAAATCATGCACCCGAGGCCGAGAGCGACGTAAACATAACTCTCACCTTGGCTATTAGCACAGAATCTAACGACACGATACAATATCTTTTCCACAGGTGGTCAAGCGATAAAACACTTATtcatgtattagcatacatacttcgatttatatataatacaaaaaataaaactcgaacaattaatccaaataataaattatcaggaCCATTGTCCgtagaagaattaaaaaaatcggatcacgcattaattagacatgcacaaatggaatcattcccacacgaatataaattattgcaaaacaataaaccggttcttaacaaatcaaaaatattatctttacacCCATTCATGAAGGACGGACTCGTTCGCGTAGGCGGACGAATCGGTCTTTCGCATTatgcatatgaaaaaaaacatcctTTAATATTAAGTCACGAGCACGCGCTTACCAAACTACTGATGGCAAACGCACATATACGTACTCTGCACGCTGGCCCTCAGTTATTACTTTCAACTATTCGCGAGCGCATCTGGCCAACAAAAGGTAGGATGTTAGCctcgaaaattgtaaataaatgcgtTCCGTGTTTTAGAGCAAATCCAAAGACTACTAACCCTATAATGGGAAACTTACCCCCCTCAAGGGTAAATCCTTCCCCCCCCTTTGCTATCACGGGTATCGATTATGGAGGAccttataacattagagataggACAGGGCGTGGTTACAAGGTCTCTAAGTGCTATATAgcagtgtttatttgttttgcaacAAAGGCAATTCATCTCGAATTAATTACAGGGCTCGAGTCAGCCAATTTCCTGGCGGCGCTGCGACGATTCATCGCCAGGAGAGGTAAACCGAAGGAGTTGGTGAGTGACAATTCAACAACCTTTCATGGGGCTAGTAACGAGctaaaagatttacaaaaatacctacaggacAGCTCGAGCGAGCTAGTATCTCATTGCGCAGACGAGGGCATAAAATGGAGTTTTATTCCTGTCTATACACCTCATATGGGGTCCCTATgggaatctagtataaaacttaccaaatatcatttaaaaagagtGTTAGGGTTATCTTTGTTAACTTACGAACAATTTGTATCAATCCTATATCAGGTAGAATCTATGGTAAATTCTAGGCCACTATGTCCCTTACCTAGTTCAAATCCTGACTATCCTGTCCTTACGCCAGCTCACTTTTTAATTGGAAAAGCACCAAATTCACTTCCGGACGAAGATTATAACCATGTACCAAAGAACCGATTAACTCACTATCAACTTTTGCAACAAATCACGCAGGACTTCTGGCGGCGCTGGTCACGTGACTACATCGGAACGCTGCAGGAACGCACGAAGTGGAGGAGCGCGCGCGGCCCAAGCCTCGCAGTCGACACCGTCGTCCTGGTACGAGACGAGCGTCTGCCGCCCTGCCGGTGGAGGCTGGGCAAGATCGTCGCGACGCAGCCGGGCCGGGATGGCGTCACCAGGGTGGCCGTCATCCGAACCGCCAGAGGGGACATCCAACGCGCGTTCAATAACATTTGTCCATTACCTACTTCGGGTGAAGtcatataa
- the LOC134747053 gene encoding uncharacterized protein LOC134747053 isoform X3 has protein sequence MDDFIAGGDDENQVAETASQVNEILRGANFTLRKWKSNSEVIIKRVSETHTHQNTHTTEFGDKTHKVLGLAWSSDSDELMYTIKENQISHPITKRKVLGVISSIFDPLGLTGPVIVVAKIFIQKLFKAQLDWDTELTQDLIQEWNTFYRDLFLLNQLKISRCTVIPNYVTIQIHGFCDSSIKAYGAAIYIRSSDRVGNVQVHLLYSKSKISPIQPQTIPNLELCSSLLLATHVDKIKRALKCDVSGINLWSDSKITLCWIKNSNPKLTCFVSNRVTKVLSLTNKHEWSWVRSEDNPADLLSRGVAPGKLETNQLWWSGPAWLTQSPDTWPTHDSESLNHAPEAESDVNITLTLAISTESNDTIQYLFHRWSSDKTLIHVLAYILRFIYNTKNKTRTINPNNKLSGPLSVEELKKSDHALIRHAQMESFPHEYKLLQNNKPVLNKSKILSLHPFMKDGLVRVGGRIGLSHYAYEKKHPLILSHEHALTKLLMANAHIRTLHAGPQLLLSTIRERIWPTKGRMLASKIVNKCVPCFRANPKTTNPIMGNLPPSRVNPSPPFAITGIDYGGPYNIRDRTGRGYKVSKCYIAVFICFATKAIHLELITGLESANFLAALRRFIARRGKPKELVSDNSTTFHGASNELKDLQKYLQDSSSELVSHCADEGIKWSFIPVYTPHMGSLWESSIKLTKYHLKRVLGLSLLTYEQFVSILYQVESMVNSRPLCPLPSSNPDYPVLTPAHFLIGKAPNSLPDEDYNHVPKNRLTHYQLLQQITQDFWRRWSRDYIGTLQERTKWRSARGPSLAVDTVVLVRDERLPPCRWRLGKIVATQPGRDGVTRVAVIRTARGDIQRAFNNICPLPTSGEVI, from the coding sequence ATGGACGATTTTATCGCCGGCGGCGACGACGAGAATCAGGTAGCTGAAACTGCATCACAGGTGAACGAGATCCTGCGGGGAGCCAACTTCACGCTGCGGAAATGGAAGTCCAATTCCGAAGTCATCATAAAACGGGTGagcgaaacacacacacaccaaaacacacacacaaccgaATTTGGAGATAAAACACATAAGGTCCTGGGTTTAGCGTGGTCTAGTGACTCAGATGAGCTTATGTATACCATTAAAgaaaaccaaatttcacacccaaTCACCAAAAGAAAGGTACTAGGGGTAATTTCGTCCATTTTCGACCCCCTAGGCTTGACGGGACCAGTAATTGTagtagccaaaatatttattcaaaaattatttaaggctCAATTAGATTGGGATACCGAATTAACACAAGACTTGATCCAAGAATGGAACACATTCTATCgagacttgtttttattaaaccaaTTGAAAATTTCGAGATGTACAGTCATACCCAATTATGTAACGATACAAATTCATGGGTTCTGTGACAGTAGTATTAAAGCCTATGGCGCTGCCATCTATATACGATCAAGCGATAGAGTAGGAAACGTACAAGTTCACCTACTttactcaaaatcaaaaataagtccaatacaaccccaaactattccaaatttggaactttgttccagtttactgctcgcgacacatgtcgacaaaataaaacgagcattaaaatgtgacgtttccggAATCAACCTGTGGTCagattcaaaaataacattatgttggataaaaaatagtaaccctaaattaacttgttttgttaGTAACAGAGTCACAAAAGTATTATCACTTACAAACAAGCACGAGTGGTCATGGGTCCGCTCGGAGGATAACCCCGCCGACCTTTTGTCCCGAGGGGTAGCACCAGGCAAGCTGGAAACCAACCAGTTATGGTGGTCTGGGCCGGCGTGGTTGACCCAAAGTCCGGACACATGGCCGACCCACGATTCTGAGTCACTAAATCATGCACCCGAGGCCGAGAGCGACGTAAACATAACTCTCACCTTGGCTATTAGCACAGAATCTAACGACACGATACAATATCTTTTCCACAGGTGGTCAAGCGATAAAACACTTATtcatgtattagcatacatacttcgatttatatataatacaaaaaataaaactcgaacaattaatccaaataataaattatcaggaCCATTGTCCgtagaagaattaaaaaaatcggatcacgcattaattagacatgcacaaatggaatcattcccacacgaatataaattattgcaaaacaataaaccggttcttaacaaatcaaaaatattatctttacacCCATTCATGAAGGACGGACTCGTTCGCGTAGGCGGACGAATCGGTCTTTCGCATTatgcatatgaaaaaaaacatcctTTAATATTAAGTCACGAGCACGCGCTTACCAAACTACTGATGGCAAACGCACATATACGTACTCTGCACGCTGGCCCTCAGTTATTACTTTCAACTATTCGCGAGCGCATCTGGCCAACAAAAGGTAGGATGTTAGCctcgaaaattgtaaataaatgcgtTCCGTGTTTTAGAGCAAATCCAAAGACTACTAACCCTATAATGGGAAACTTACCCCCCTCAAGGGTAAATCCTTCCCCCCCCTTTGCTATCACGGGTATCGATTATGGAGGAccttataacattagagataggACAGGGCGTGGTTACAAGGTCTCTAAGTGCTATATAgcagtgtttatttgttttgcaacAAAGGCAATTCATCTCGAATTAATTACAGGGCTCGAGTCAGCCAATTTCCTGGCGGCGCTGCGACGATTCATCGCCAGGAGAGGTAAACCGAAGGAGTTGGTGAGTGACAATTCAACAACCTTTCATGGGGCTAGTAACGAGctaaaagatttacaaaaatacctacaggacAGCTCGAGCGAGCTAGTATCTCATTGCGCAGACGAGGGCATAAAATGGAGTTTTATTCCTGTCTATACACCTCATATGGGGTCCCTATgggaatctagtataaaacttaccaaatatcatttaaaaagagtGTTAGGGTTATCTTTGTTAACTTACGAACAATTTGTATCAATCCTATATCAGGTAGAATCTATGGTAAATTCTAGGCCACTATGTCCCTTACCTAGTTCAAATCCTGACTATCCTGTCCTTACGCCAGCTCACTTTTTAATTGGAAAAGCACCAAATTCACTTCCGGACGAAGATTATAACCATGTACCAAAGAACCGATTAACTCACTATCAACTTTTGCAACAAATCACGCAGGACTTCTGGCGGCGCTGGTCACGTGACTACATCGGAACGCTGCAGGAACGCACGAAGTGGAGGAGCGCGCGCGGCCCAAGCCTCGCAGTCGACACCGTCGTCCTGGTACGAGACGAGCGTCTGCCGCCCTGCCGGTGGAGGCTGGGCAAGATCGTCGCGACGCAGCCGGGCCGGGATGGCGTCACCAGGGTGGCCGTCATCCGAACCGCCAGAGGGGACATCCAACGCGCGTTCAATAACATTTGTCCATTACCTACTTCGGGTGAAGtcatataa
- the LOC134747053 gene encoding uncharacterized protein LOC134747053 isoform X5 — protein sequence MEVQFRSHHKTGLESANFLAALRRFIARRGKPKELVSDNSTTFHGASNELKDLQKYLQDSSSELVSHCADEGIKWSFIPVYTPHMGSLWESSIKLTKYHLKRVLGLSLLTYEQFVSILYQVESMVNSRPLCPLPSSNPDYPVLTPAHFLIGKAPNSLPDEDYNHVPKNRLTHYQLLQQITQDFWRRWSRDYIGTLQERTKWRSARGPSLAVDTVVLVRDERLPPCRWRLGKIVATQPGRDGVTRVAVIRTARGDIQRAFNNICPLPTSGEVI from the exons ATGGAAGTCCAATTCCGAAGTCATCATAAAACGG GGCTCGAGTCAGCCAATTTCCTGGCGGCGCTGCGACGATTCATCGCCAGGAGAGGTAAACCGAAGGAGTTGGTGAGTGACAATTCAACAACCTTTCATGGGGCTAGTAACGAGctaaaagatttacaaaaatacctacaggacAGCTCGAGCGAGCTAGTATCTCATTGCGCAGACGAGGGCATAAAATGGAGTTTTATTCCTGTCTATACACCTCATATGGGGTCCCTATgggaatctagtataaaacttaccaaatatcatttaaaaagagtGTTAGGGTTATCTTTGTTAACTTACGAACAATTTGTATCAATCCTATATCAGGTAGAATCTATGGTAAATTCTAGGCCACTATGTCCCTTACCTAGTTCAAATCCTGACTATCCTGTCCTTACGCCAGCTCACTTTTTAATTGGAAAAGCACCAAATTCACTTCCGGACGAAGATTATAACCATGTACCAAAGAACCGATTAACTCACTATCAACTTTTGCAACAAATCACGCAGGACTTCTGGCGGCGCTGGTCACGTGACTACATCGGAACGCTGCAGGAACGCACGAAGTGGAGGAGCGCGCGCGGCCCAAGCCTCGCAGTCGACACCGTCGTCCTGGTACGAGACGAGCGTCTGCCGCCCTGCCGGTGGAGGCTGGGCAAGATCGTCGCGACGCAGCCGGGCCGGGATGGCGTCACCAGGGTGGCCGTCATCCGAACCGCCAGAGGGGACATCCAACGCGCGTTCAATAACATTTGTCCATTACCTACTTCGGGTGAAGtcatataa